One window of Metopolophium dirhodum isolate CAU chromosome 3, ASM1992520v1, whole genome shotgun sequence genomic DNA carries:
- the LOC132940901 gene encoding large ribosomal subunit protein eL18 has translation MGIDIDHRRGHKAKRTAPKSKDVYLLLLVKLYRFLARRTRSHFNKVVLRRLFMSRINRPPISLSAISKYMTKIADEKRIAVVVGTIVDDKRLYKVPKLTVCALRVTSGARARILKAGGEILTFDQLALKAPTGKNTVLLQGKRKSRESCRHFGPAPGVPHSHTKPYVRSKGRKFERARGRRRGCGFKK, from the exons ATG GGTATCGACATCGACCACAGGCGCGGGCATAAGGCCAAACGGACTGCACCCAAGTCCAAAGATGTGTATTTGTTGCTGTTAGTCAAG TTGTACCGTTTCTTGGCTCGCCGTACCCGTTCCCATTTCAACAAAGTTGTATTGAGACGTTTGTTCATGTCTCGTATTAACCGTCCGCCGATATCGTTGAGCGCTATCTCTAAGTACATGACCAAGATCGCCGATGAAAAGCGTATTGCAGTTGTCGTTGGCACTATTGTTGATGACAAGAGGTTGTATAAAGTGCCCAAGCTTACA GTTTGTGCATTGCGTGTAACTTCAGGAGCCAGAGCTCGCATCTTAAAAGCTGGTGGAGAAATCCTTACTTTTGATCAACTAGCATTGAAGGCACCGACTGGCAAGAATACTGTTTTATTGCAAG GTAAACGCAAATCACGTGAATCATGCAGACACTTTGGTCCAGCTCCAGGTGTACCCCACAGCCACACTAAACCATATGTGCGCTCCAAGGGACGCAAGTTTGAACGAGCTCGTGGTAGGAGGCGTGGATGTGGTTTCAAGAAATAA